The following nucleotide sequence is from Streptomyces sp. NBC_00237.
GAACGACGCCAACGCGGCCGCCTGGGGCGAGTACAAGTTCGGCGCGGGCAAGGGCCACGAGGACGTCGTCTGCATCACGCTGGGCACCGGCCTCGGCGGCGGCATCATCATCGGCAACAAGCTGCGCCGAGGACGCTTCGGCGTGGCCGCCGAGTTCGGCCACATCCGGGTCGTCCCGGACGGCCTGCTGTGCGGCTGCGGCAGCCAGGGCTGCTGGGAGCAGTACGCCTCCGGGCGCGCGCTCGTCCGCTACGCCCGCCAGCGCGCCAACGCGACCCCCGAGAACGCCGAGATCCTCCTCGCCCTCGGCGACGGCACCGTCGACGGCATCGAGGGCAAGCACGTCAGCGCCGCCGCCCGGCAGGGCGACCCGGTCGCGGTCGACTCCTTCCGCGAGCTGGCCCGCTGGGCCGGTGCGGGCCTGGCCGACCTCGCCTCGCTCTTCGACCCGTCCGCCTTCATCGTCGGCGGCGGCGTCTCCGACGAGGGCGAACTCGTCCTCGACCCGATCCGCAAGTCCTTCCGGCGCTGGCTGATCGGCGGCCAGTGGCGGCCGCACGCCCAGGTGCTCGCGGCCCAGCTCGGCAACAAGGCCGGTCTGGTCGGCGCGGCGGACCTGGCCCGCCAGGGCTGACGTTCCTCCTCCGGTTGTCCGTTCGGTGCCCGCCGCGCCCTCTTCAGGACGCGGCGGGCACCGGTCTATGTTGGCCCGCATGTCTCAGTTGGCCCGCAGGGCGACCGACCCCCTGCCCCCGTCCCGTACGGAACACCTGCCCCCGTCCCGTACCGAACCCGACGGCTCGGCCGTCGTCCGCGTCCTCAGCTACAACATCCGCTCCATGCGCGACGACCGGGACGCGCTCGCCCGCGTGATCCGCGCCTGTGAGCCCGACCTCGTCCTGATCCAGGAGGCGCCGCGCTTCTTCCGCTGGCGCAAGAAGGCCGCCTGGCTGGCCGCCCACAGCGACCTGGTGGTGCTGAGCGGCGGGGCCACCGCCGCGGGCCCGATGCTCCTGTGCTCGCTGCGCGCGACGGTCGAACGTACCGAGGACGTCCTGCTCCCGCGCACCCCCGGGCTGCACCAACGGGGCTTCGCGACGGCGGTCGTGCGCATCGGGGGCGCGCGCCTGGGAGTGCTGAGCTGTCACCTGAGCCTTCAGGGGGACGAGCGCCGCGCGCAGGCGGATCTGCTCCTGGAACAGCTCGCCGGGATGGGCGTCACGCACGCCGTCGCGGGCGGCGATCTGAACGACCGCCCGGACGGGAAGACCTTCCGCCTGCTGGCGGGGAAGCTCCAGGACTGCTGGGCGGTGGCACCCTGGGGCGGCGAGTACACCTCCGAGCCCACGAACCCCCACCAGCGCATCGACGCGATCTTCGCGACGGCGGGTGTGGAGGTGCTGGGGTGCGGCGTGCCGCCGCTGCCGGAGGCGGACGTACGGGCGGCGACGGACCACCTGCCGGTCCTGGCGGCGGTACGGATTCCCGCGGACCGCTGAGCCTTGTCGGCGGCGGCCCCACCTGGTCAGCCGGGTCCGGCCATGGCCGGGGGCGGCGCCGGGCCGCCCTCCGGCCCACCCCGGTCAGACCACCGCGCCCCGGCCCGGATCCTCGTCGTCCTCCTCCGAGCCCCGCGCCATCCGCCCCACCAGCGTCGCGAACCCGCCGAGGAAGCCTCCGATGCCCAGGACCTGGATCCACCAGGTCATGTCCCAGCCGAGTACGACCGCCACCAGCATCAGCAGCGGCCCTCCGACCACCGCCAGCCAGGCGAACTTGGACGTGACGTCGGCCTCCGGAAGCTCCGGGTCCGGCGGCACGAAGTGCCCCTCGTCCGAGTCGTCCAGGTCGTCGTCCTTGGCCTCGGCAGGAGCGAAGTCCCGGGGCCCGGACATGCCGACGCCCGGGGCGAAGGTGACCGAGCTGCCCAGCGGCCGGTCCTCCCCGGAACCGGAGCCCGGACCGGATCCGGACCCTGAGGCCCGGTCCCCGTTGACCCCCTCCTCCAGCCGCGCCAGATCGTCCACCGACTTGAACGGCTTCGCCCCCGGCGGGTCCGGCGGCTCGTCCCCGTACCCGGCCACGATCGCCTCCCAGACGGCCGTCTCGTCCAGCGGAGTGGCGGCGTCGTCCTTCAGGCCCTCCGTGACGGCCTCGGGCTCCCGCTCCTCCTCGCGGTCCGCGCGTTCCGCGTTGTGTTCAGCCACCGGCAGTGCTCCCCTTCTTCCCGACGCTCGGAGCGAGGCGGCCGATGAACGCGTAACTCTCGTCGAAGATCCGCTCCGCGTCATGGTCCAACGTCGCCACGTGGTAGCTCTGTTCCAGCAGGATCTCGGTGACGTCGTGGGACGACACCCGGCTGAGGATGCGGGCGGAGTCGGCGGGCGGCACCACGTGGTCCTGCGGGCTGTGCAGCAGCAGCAGCGGCTGCGTGACCTGGGGCAGCTCGCCGTCGACGAGCCGGAAGAAGTTCCGCAGGGAGTGCGCGGCGTGCAGCGGCACCTTGGTGTAGCCCACCTCGTGCGAGCCCTCCAGCGCGATGTCGTCGTACACGCCCTTCGTCGTGGGCACGAAGTGGCGCAGCACCGGGAGGGCGTGCGCGGCCAGGCCGTGCACCTTGTTGCCCGGGTTGACCAGGACGATGCCGCTGATCGCGTCGCCGTGCTTGGCGGCCAGCCGCAGGGTGAGCGCGCCGCCCATGGACAGGCCGAAGACGAAGACCTGGGAGCAGCGCTCCAGCAGGGCGTTCAGCTCGCGGTCCACCTCGGCGTACCAGTCCTGCCAGCCGGTGACCTGCATGTCCTCCCAGCGGGTGCCGTGGCCGGGAAGCAGCGGCAGCGACACCGTCAGCCCCCGCTCGGCCAGATGGTCGGCCCAGGGGCGCAGTGACTGGGGCGAACCGGTGAAGCCGTGGCAGAGAAGGACGCCCACCTCTCCGCCCTCGTGGCGGAACGGCTCGGCTCCAGGGAGGACCGGCACCGGGGTCTCCTGTTCGTGAGGAAGGACGGGACGGCAAAAGGGCCCGTACCCGCGACGCGGGGGCAGTGCCCGCAGGAGGGGCACCCCACCACGGGTACTGAGGGTGACTTCACCGTACGCGACCGGACTGACACCGACCAGATCCGTCGGCCCTCCGACCGGGCGACGGCAGCGGCCGTACGGAGCCCCCGGGGGCCGTACGGACCACCCGCACGTGTGGGCGAGAGTGCAGGCCGCACGCGGGTTATGGTCTTTTCGACAGACAAGGGAAGGCACACGTTGATCTACGGCGCAATGAAGTTCTCCATCGGAGGGTCCCTGAAGGTTGCCTTCAGGCCCTGGGTGGAGGGCCTCGAAAACATTCCCGCGAACGGGCCGGCGATCCTCGCGAGCAACCACCTGTCGTTCTCCGACTCCTTCTTCCTGCCCGCCGTGCTGGACCGCAAGGTCACCTTCATCGCCAAGGCGGAGTACTTCACCACCCCCGGTGTGAAGGGCAAGCTCACCGCCGCCTTCTTCAAGGGCGTCGGACAGCTTCCGGTGGACCGTTCCGGTGCGCGCGGCGCGGGCGACGCGGCGATCAAGGCGGGCATCGAGGTCATCGACAACGGCGGCCTGTTCGGCATCTACCCGGAGGGCACCCGCTCTCCTGACGGACGCCTGTACCGGGGCAAGCCCGGCGGCCTCGCGCGCGTGGCGCTCGCGACCGGCGCCCCGGTGATCCCCGTCGCGATGATCGACACGGAGAAGATCCAGCCGCCCGGCAAGGTGGTGCCCAAGCTGATGCGTCCGGGCATCCGGATCGGCAAGCCGCTCGACTTCAGCCGCTACCACGGCATGGAAGGCGACCGCTTCATCCTGCGCTCGGTGACCGACGAGGTCATGTACGAGATCATGAAGCTGTCCGGTCAGGAGTACGTCGACATCTACGCGACGGCGGCCAAGCGGCAGATCGCGGACGCGGAGAAGGCCGCCAAGGCCGAGAAGGCGGAGCTGGAGAAGGCCGAGAAGGCCGCCCAGGCGGAGCTGGAGAAGGCGGCGAAGGCCGAGAAGATTGCGAAGGAGGAACGTTCCGCGTAAGCAAGGAACGTTCCGGGGGCCGACGGCGTCGTCCAGCTGAGGTCGTCGCAGGGAGTGGACGCGTCGGCCCTCGCAGAGGTCTTCCGTCCAGGGGTGGGGAAAATGGCCAAGGCCCAGCGCTCGCGGGTCGTACGGATGTCGGTCGAGCAGCCGCTGTGGCGCGCGCTCACCGGCTACCGCGTCCTGACGATGCTCTACGCGGTACTGCTGTTCGTGTTCACGCGCGAGGAGTTCGAGCGGCAGTGGGTGGCGATCGCCTTCCTGTCGGTGATGGCGGTGTGGACGCTCGTCACGCTCCCCAAGGTGGCGAACGCGGCCAGCTGCACCAAGCGCTTCCTGGTGGCCGATCTCACCGTCGTCCTCGTCGGCATCCTGCTCACCCCGCTCGCCAACGTCGAGGCGCAGCTGATCGACGGCCCGACCCTGCCGACGATATGGGCCGCCGGTTCGGTGCTCGCGTACGCCATCAAGGGAGGCTGGCGCTGGGCCGCCTTCGCCTCGTCCCTGGTGGCGGCGGCCAACCTCGTGGAGCGCGGCACACCCAGCCGGGACACCCTGCACAACGTGCTCCTGGTGTGGGTCGCCTCCATCGCCATCGGTTACGTCGTCGAGGTGGCCCGCGCCTCGGAGGCGACCCTCGCGCGCGCCCTGGAGATCGAGGCCGCCACCAGGGAGCGCGAGCGCCTCGCCCGGGACATCCACGACAGCGTCCTCCAGGTGCTCGCCATGGTGCAGCGCCGGGGCAACGCGCTCGGCGGCGAGGCGGCGGAACTGGGCCGCATGGCGGGCGAGCAGGAGGTCGCCCTGCGCACCCTCGTCTCCAGCGGTCTGGTGCCCACCATGCGGGCGTCCGAAGAAGCGTCGCACGGTGCGGTGGTGCGCACCGTGGAGGTGGACGACCCCGATGGGGCACGTGCCGTACGCGGTGCACGGGAAGGACACGGGGACAGCGGTCCCGTCGACCTGCGCGCCCTGCTGGCCCCGCACGCCGGGGCGAAGGTCTCCTTCGCGGAGCCCGGCACTCCGGTGCTGCTGCCCGCGGCCGCCGCACTGGAGCTCGCGGCCGCTGTCAGTGCCGCCCTGGACAATGTGCGCAGGCACGCGGGTGACGGCGCCCAGGCGTGGATCCTCGTCGAGGACGAGCCGGACGAGGTGATCGTGACGGTGCGGGACGACGGTCCCGGCATCCCGGAGGGCAGGCTCGCGCGGGCCGAGGGGGAGGGACGCCTCGGGGTCGCCCTGTCGATCCGCGGCAGGCTGCGGGACCTGGGCGGGAGCGCCGAGCTGCTCTCCGTACCGGGACAAGGCACGGAAGTAGAACTGAAGGTTCCACGGGGGAAGGCGAAACGATGAACGAACAGACCACGCAAGCAGCGACAGAAGTGACGGAAGTGGCCGGAGAGCAGAGGAAGTCGGTCCGCGTGATGGTGGTCGACGACCACCCGATGTGGCGCGACGCCGTCGCCCGCGACCTGGCCGCCGCCGGGTTCGACGTGGTGGCCACCGCGGGGGACGGCCCGCAGGCCGTGCGCCGCGCCCAGGCGGTCTCCCCGCAGGTGCTGGTCCTGGACCTGAACCTGCCGGGCATGCCGGGCGTCCAGGTCTGCCGCGAACTCGTCGGCGCCGACCCCGAGCTGCGCGTCCTGGTGCTCTCCGCGAGCGGAGAGCACGCGGACGTACTGGAGGCGGTGAAGTCCGGCGCGACCGGATACCTGCTGAAGTCGGCGTCCACGGAGGAGCTCACGGACGCGGTCGCGCGCACCGCCGCCGGCGACCCGGTGTTCACCCCGGGGCTCGCCGGTCTCGTCCTCGGCGAGTACCGCAGGCTGGCCTCCGACCCGGCGCCCTCGGCACCGGACGAGCCCCGGGCCCCGCAGCTCACCGACCGCGAGACGGAGGTGCTCAGGCTGGTCGCCAAGGGACTCTCGTACAAGCAGATCGCGGAACGTCTGGTCATCTCGCACCGCACCGTCCAGAACCACGTCCAGAACACCCTCGGCAAGCTCCAGCTGCACAACCGGGTGGAACTGGTGCGGTACGCCATAGAGCGCGGCCTCGACGGCTCCTGAGGCGCTGTCCGCGCCCGCCGGGAGGGCATCGCCCGGGTCCGCCGGGAGGCACCCTCGACGCCCCCGGCGGGCCGCTCTAGCGTGGTGTGTTCCAGTGCCCGGCAGCGGCGAAGGGACACGTCATGCGAGTCGGACTTCTGACCGGGGGCGGTGACTGTCCGGGGCTCAACGCCGTCATCCGCGCAGCCGTCCGCAAGGGCGTGCGGGACTACGGGTACGAGTTCGTGGGCTTCAGGGACGGCTGGCGCGGTGTGCTCGACGACCACCGCACCATGACGCTGGACGTCGCGGCCGTGCGCGGCATCCTGCCCCGCGGCGGCACCATCCTCGGCTCCTCCCGCACCAACCCCCTCGCCGAGGGGGAGGCGGGCGTGCGCCTCATGGAGGCGACCCTCGCCCGGCGCGGGGTGGAGGCGCTCGTCGTCATAGGGGGCGAGGACACCCTCGGGGTCGCCGCCCGGCTGTCCGGCGAGTACGGCATCCCCTGCGTCGGCGTGCCCAAGACCATCGACAACGACCTGTCCGCCACCGACTACACCTTCGGCTTCGACACGGCGGTCTCCATCGCCACCGAGGCCATCGACCGGCTGCACACCACCGCCGAGTCCCACATGCGGG
It contains:
- a CDS encoding endonuclease/exonuclease/phosphatase family protein — protein: MSQLARRATDPLPPSRTEHLPPSRTEPDGSAVVRVLSYNIRSMRDDRDALARVIRACEPDLVLIQEAPRFFRWRKKAAWLAAHSDLVVLSGGATAAGPMLLCSLRATVERTEDVLLPRTPGLHQRGFATAVVRIGGARLGVLSCHLSLQGDERRAQADLLLEQLAGMGVTHAVAGGDLNDRPDGKTFRLLAGKLQDCWAVAPWGGEYTSEPTNPHQRIDAIFATAGVEVLGCGVPPLPEADVRAATDHLPVLAAVRIPADR
- a CDS encoding 1-acyl-sn-glycerol-3-phosphate acyltransferase, yielding MIYGAMKFSIGGSLKVAFRPWVEGLENIPANGPAILASNHLSFSDSFFLPAVLDRKVTFIAKAEYFTTPGVKGKLTAAFFKGVGQLPVDRSGARGAGDAAIKAGIEVIDNGGLFGIYPEGTRSPDGRLYRGKPGGLARVALATGAPVIPVAMIDTEKIQPPGKVVPKLMRPGIRIGKPLDFSRYHGMEGDRFILRSVTDEVMYEIMKLSGQEYVDIYATAAKRQIADAEKAAKAEKAELEKAEKAAQAELEKAAKAEKIAKEERSA
- a CDS encoding ROK family glucokinase is translated as MGLTIGVDIGGTKIAAGVVDEEGKILETYKVKTPQTPEDMVDAISAAVSEVSTGHKVEAVGIGAAGYVDDKRATVLFAPNIAWRHEPLKDKVEQRVSLPVVVENDANAAAWGEYKFGAGKGHEDVVCITLGTGLGGGIIIGNKLRRGRFGVAAEFGHIRVVPDGLLCGCGSQGCWEQYASGRALVRYARQRANATPENAEILLALGDGTVDGIEGKHVSAAARQGDPVAVDSFRELARWAGAGLADLASLFDPSAFIVGGGVSDEGELVLDPIRKSFRRWLIGGQWRPHAQVLAAQLGNKAGLVGAADLARQG
- a CDS encoding response regulator transcription factor, whose translation is MVVDDHPMWRDAVARDLAAAGFDVVATAGDGPQAVRRAQAVSPQVLVLDLNLPGMPGVQVCRELVGADPELRVLVLSASGEHADVLEAVKSGATGYLLKSASTEELTDAVARTAAGDPVFTPGLAGLVLGEYRRLASDPAPSAPDEPRAPQLTDRETEVLRLVAKGLSYKQIAERLVISHRTVQNHVQNTLGKLQLHNRVELVRYAIERGLDGS
- a CDS encoding carboxylesterase, producing the protein MPVLPGAEPFRHEGGEVGVLLCHGFTGSPQSLRPWADHLAERGLTVSLPLLPGHGTRWEDMQVTGWQDWYAEVDRELNALLERCSQVFVFGLSMGGALTLRLAAKHGDAISGIVLVNPGNKVHGLAAHALPVLRHFVPTTKGVYDDIALEGSHEVGYTKVPLHAAHSLRNFFRLVDGELPQVTQPLLLLHSPQDHVVPPADSARILSRVSSHDVTEILLEQSYHVATLDHDAERIFDESYAFIGRLAPSVGKKGSTAGG
- a CDS encoding MacS family sensor histidine kinase, which encodes MAKAQRSRVVRMSVEQPLWRALTGYRVLTMLYAVLLFVFTREEFERQWVAIAFLSVMAVWTLVTLPKVANAASCTKRFLVADLTVVLVGILLTPLANVEAQLIDGPTLPTIWAAGSVLAYAIKGGWRWAAFASSLVAAANLVERGTPSRDTLHNVLLVWVASIAIGYVVEVARASEATLARALEIEAATRERERLARDIHDSVLQVLAMVQRRGNALGGEAAELGRMAGEQEVALRTLVSSGLVPTMRASEEASHGAVVRTVEVDDPDGARAVRGAREGHGDSGPVDLRALLAPHAGAKVSFAEPGTPVLLPAAAALELAAAVSAALDNVRRHAGDGAQAWILVEDEPDEVIVTVRDDGPGIPEGRLARAEGEGRLGVALSIRGRLRDLGGSAELLSVPGQGTEVELKVPRGKAKR